A window of Salmo trutta chromosome 17, fSalTru1.1, whole genome shotgun sequence genomic DNA:
cccgcaccccctctccaataccgatggagctgggaggggcggtgcgcagggagaccggagggggttccagctcgtgcaccatctgtggccgcagaggtcacactgccggttggtgccgggttggttcctctgggtatCGAGGTAGCAGGCAGGGCGCTTTGGCGTCACCCCAGGCACTATTCTCagccagagccctctgttgcacatatgtttttgtatgtcacttttcctgagttttccccgcataaggcactcgtcgattcaggcgaggctgggaattttatagacagatcgttcgctcatagtttagggatccccattgttcccgtggctgtgcccttccccgttcacgccttagaaagtcaaccattagggtcagggttgattagggaggccaccgctcctctgggcatggtgacgcaggggggtcacaaggagagaattagtctcttccttattgactctcctgcatttcccgtggtgctaggcctaccctggttagcttgtcatgaccccactgtttcttggcaacagagggctctcacggggtggtcgcgagagtgctcggggaggtgtttaggggttttcGTTGGTgttactacggtggaaagtccagatcaggtctccactgtgcgcattccccctgaatatgccaatttggctctcgccttctccaaaaagaaggcgactcaattaccacctcatcgacggggcgattgtgcgataaatctcctggtagacgctgtacttcccaggagtcatgtgtatcccttctcacaggcggagacggaggctatggaaacatatgtctccgaatccctgcgtcaggggtacattcggtcttCCACTTTACCCGCCTCCTCAAGgtctttttgtgaagaagaaggggagaggtctgcacccgtgtattgactatcgaggtctggaccagatcactgtgaggtatagttaacCGCTACCGCttatagccacagcgattgagtcaatgcatggggcgtgcttcttcaccaaactagatctcaggagcgcttacaacctggtgcgtatccgagagggagacgagtggaagacggctttcagtaccacctgtATGTCCCGTCTGCTGTTcatgaccggttgatctattgggcccacacatcaccgtcctctggtcatccaggcattggtcggacggtgcgctgtctgactgggaagtacgggtggcccactttagctaaagacgtgagggtttatgtgtcctcctgcttggtgtgcgcccagtgtaaggcacctaagcacctgcccagaggtaagctacaccctttacccgttccacaacggccatggtcacacctgtcgatcgatttcctgaccgatcttcccccatcacagggaaacactacgatcctggttgttgtggatcgtttctctaagtcctgccgtctccttcctctgcccggtctccctacggcccaaCAGACTGCGGAAGCCTTGTTTACGCACATCTTCCGGCACtctggggtgcctgaggatatagtgtctgatcggggtccccagttcacttcgagggtctggagggcattcatggaatgtctgggggtctcgatcagctttacctcgggttttcaccacgagagtaacgggcaggtggagagagttaaccaggatgtgggtaggtttctgaggtcctattgccaggaccagcCGGGGTAGGGCgtagcgttcgtgccctgggcagagatggcccagaactcgcttcgccactcctccactaacctctaccctttccagtgtgtattggggtatcagccggttttggctccttggcatcagagtcagaccgaggctcctgcggtggacaacTGGTTCCGGCATGCGGAAgaaacatgggacgccgcccatgttcaccttcagcgcgccgtgcTGCGGCAGAAAGTTgccgcagaccgtcaccgcagtgtgGCCCCGGTGTTTgtaccgggggaccgggtctggctctcgacccgaaacctgcccctccgcctgccctgccggaagctgggtccaagGTTTGttgggccatttaaagtcctgaggtgACTAAACaaggtgagttacaggttacagcttccccctgattaccgtattaacccctcgttccatgtgtctcttctcaggccggtggtggctggcccgctccaggagtctgaggtgcgggaggttcctccgccccctctggacatcgaggggtccccggcgtactccgttcgttccatactggattcgatgcatcgggcgaggggccttcagtacctcgtggactggaaGGGGtatggtctggaggagagatgctgggttccgctggaggacgtgttggacccttcactgctgcgggagttccaccgtctccatccggatcgccctgcgcctcaccctccgggtcgtccgtgaggccggtgtcggcgcatAGTTGGAGCCGCGtttcaagggggggtactgttagtcgatgcctctccttgttcggggagaccggtcttctagccatcattgatctaCTTATCATTTTccctttgttttgtcttgtcttcccacacatcTGGTTtgaattccatcattacatgttgtgtatttaaccctctgttccttcCATGTCCTGGTTCcaaattgtttattgtaagtgcttgtcaCGATCGCcgtaatgagcggaccaaggcgcagcgtgtgtagagttccacatctttatttagtgCGAACTTGCAAACAAAAGAAACAAGTAAACAATCAACGACCCGTGACataagaggtgcaacatgcactaactcaaaaacaagatcccacaaaacgcagaggggaaatggctgcctaaatatgatccccaatcagagacaacgctaaacagctgcctctgtttgggaaccataccaagcacaccaacatagaaataaacagcATAGAACaggccctgacctactataccatagagagcCAAGGGctccaagggctctctatggtcagggcgtgacagtgcttgtgcacgtatgctggtgtgtgacgggttttgTTACCCATTGATTGTTTGTTCTATTtacggtggtttttattattaaactgctccgttggaacacagtttttgctctcctgcgcctgacttctctgccgccagtacgcaccctttACAATGATACTGTCCAAAGAGAAAATAAACGTAGTCTTATTTATTTGACTCAGTGGATTCAGTCTCTCTCTACACTTATTCTACAGAGAGGAAAACCTTCCGGGGAACAGGATGTGTCTATAAAGGAGAGGAAGATGTGGTCTGCTGTGAAGCGTTCCACTCGGATCATACAGAATGGCACCATGCCAGCGGTGGCAGTCGTTGCCTCAGTCCCCTCCTTGATAACCTCCATAAAGGCCTTATGTGTCACATGTATAAATGATTGAttggagacaggcacaggaatacgtaatagggggttttaatactccacccaaaaaTAGAACATGCCTTGAAAGGCACAGAgatgaagcccaaaacaaacacgtataccaAAACACatggatgtaacccaaacaaaagagcgaggttaaACCCCTAGTAAATACacaagacccgtaataacaatacacagcaCGAGACCCGTAAACAATGctcgggacgagacccgtaataacaattgCACAGtactacacgggacgagacccgtaataatgTGTACACAATACACGCAGCACGAAAGCCGAAACAacaagcacaggtactcacaagaccaacggacatgggaacaataactgacaagacaatggtgaacagagggcacatttgataattactaatcaggggaattggaatcaggtgtgcgtaatgagacagttcagtgacgcctagaggcCGGTGACATAGAACTCCAGAACTGgtgcacggaatgagcagcagtactggGGGAATCTGTGGCATTATGGGCCACTGTAGACAGGAAGAGCCCACCTCCTCCTGTTCATCCAAGACAAGTTGGCCCTGCCTCTGTTGAACATGCCCCTCACCTGTGCTAAGCTAACACTTCCTTGGCCACTTTGTACCTATAACCCCATGTGAAAGTGCCCCTATTATACAAAACAGGTTAAAACATCCCTAGACAGGCAACATGTACACAGGCCAAAATGGCTCTTACACATTAATTTTACTCAAAGCAAGACTTCTGTGAATGATTATTCATTGTAACCAAGCTTACCGCAGCAAAACAAGCTGAAATTCACTACTTTCATTCATCTGCTTGCTCTGTCCTCATATTTAGCCTTGCATTGAAGTGTTTACCcttttcttttcaggacaaccagggccacaagtagaacacaaaacatataACATAAACAGTTGCATTGAGACTCAAGAAGATAATTAACATGTTAACAatagtgaaaacaagttttttttaaaacatgatAAGCATATGTAATGCATATTTCTATTACACAGAATTTCACAGCCTTGTTAAAGACACAGTTTATCTTGgtttgcattttgactcagaaagtgatcttgactcaaaaGGTTGGTGAGCACTGGTTTAGGCTCTGTTGCTGCATTGTTCTGGAAGTGCAGATCCACATATTGCAGGATGTGGTGCACAGCACTGAGCAGAAGGATGTTTTCTCtttattatgtttattttttgggggggatagatcagctttaatattgtagATAGATTgaagcttccatcaatgtaattgtctgcatcatttccaatctcccaaatatttttttgtaaataaatatatatgtcTGTGTTCTCAGCAACATCCAGCTCAGACGAGTAGTTCTTCACTGGGACGATGTTGCAGGTAGACATGCCAAGCAGAGCCCCAGCCTTggtcatctacacacacacacatacacacaaacatttgttttactatccttgtaggGACCAACCAATTGATCCCCATTTCTATGTCCTATTTTCCCAAACCCTAAGCCTttaaccttaccctaaccttaaccctaaactcataatcctaaccctacacccaaacctaaccctaattctaaccctaacccaaacctaaCCCCTAGGCCTAAAATATACTTTTTCATTGTGGGGACCAGCAAAATGTCTCCACATGTCCAAATGTtcattgttttactatccttgtgaggacttctggtccctccagacattattcccaaaaggtcttaatgatgaaatgcccatTATTGTTATGTTGTACGTGTGAACATCAATTAATGCCTCCACTTCAGATTACTCTACGTTTGTTCTTGCTCTGTACCCAATGATTCATGAAAGCTTACTTGATAGGTCGATGTCCTCATTATGGatttacagacgtgtttaatacattttatgtacacactttattagAATAATTATATTTCGTAACACTTGCTTATTTTCCCTCGACTCCAACCCCATTCGATGCActgaacggatgtgggtggagcaatgtctacataagggtgcaaGTTAcaaaaactcacaaaagctctgacaaaggccttgaggccgatacgtgaagcttaataaagagcagtgatactagcaagagcagtgtgcaggtttcttattttttccccaccaagatagtaaaaccaaacacacacacccagacacaagTCAGTCAAGGATGCTCACAGTAGACCTACATACAGGGTGCTTACATTTCAGATGTTCCAATAGCTGACTAACACATCAATAAGGGAAATTATTGAGAGTAATGTCTGCTGAACAACCTGGCTTTTGTACATCTGGATGATGTCACAGGCGGTATCCTGACACACCTTGTCCACGTGTGTCAGCAGTGCCACTTGATGCACACCTACAAAACACATTTGTTTCACACACTGTCAACTGACAGAATTGACCACAGTTCCTACAACCATTACTGCTGTTGCTAAAACACTTCCTCCTGTGCTCACCCAGGTCACTGATGTCTCCGATCTCACAGGCTGCTCAGGACTGAACTGTAAAAGATTAATGGGAACATTAGAATGCATATTcaaaccaaccagctgagagagTATTGGAATATTCTCTACTAAACAGAGACAGTTATATCAGGGGTGAGAAACTCCTATCCTGTGAGGCTGCCTGCATGCGTATGTTCCAACCCAGCACTATCTCCCCTGAATCATATTAGTGGTCTAAATTGCAGACtgtgattagttgaatcaggtgtgtcagAGCTAAACTGGAACGAAAGCTGGCACACGCTGTGGCCCCTGTTGCTCAACTCTGAAATATATGAAACTCGACTCCCAATACTTGCACTCTGTCTTACACACACCGGTGGCACCTGTGTCCATTCTCACTCATGTACCTTGTGTCCCTCGGGTGCATGGCCTTTGATGATAGCCAGAGTGTCATGGAGGGTTAGTCCAGTGGTCTCCCCATCTCCCAGACCCATGACATCACACAGGACCATCACAATAGGCTGCTCTGGACTCCGCCCACGGATGTTGAACAACTGGAGCTGAGACAGGACATAGACAgaattatacagtgccttcggaaagtattcagaccccttgaccttttccacattttgttatgttacagccttattctaaaatgtattaaataaaaaaaatcctcaataaTTTACACAcgatacaccataatgacaaagtgaaaacaagtttttagaaatgtttgcaaatctataaaaaataaaagccagaaatatcttatttacatacatattcagaccgtttgctatgagacttgaaaattgagctcaggtgcatcctgtttccattattcatccttgagatgtttctacaacttgattggagtccacctgtggtaaattcaattgattggacatgatttggaaagacacacatgtctatataacatttgactgtgcatgtcagagccaaaaccaaggaattgtccttagagctccgagacaggattgtgtcgaggcacagatctggggaagtgtaccaaaacatttctgcagcattgaagatccccaagaacacagtggcctccatcactcttaaatggaataagtttggaacacccaagactcttcctagatctggctgcctggccaaactgagaaatcggggggaaagggccttggtcagagaggtgaccaagaacccaatgctcactttgacagagctccagagttcctctgtggagatgggagaaccttccagaagtacaaccatctctgtatcactccaccaatcaggcctttatggtagagtgggcagacgTAAGcagctcctcagtaaaaggcacatgacagccagcttggagattgccaaaagtCACCAAAAGACTTTCAGGCAATGAGAagcaatattctctggtctgatgaaaccatgattgaactctttggcctgaatgccaagcgtcacgtctggatgaaaccttgcaccatccctatggtgaagtatgggggtggcagcatcacgctgtggggatgtttttcagcggcagggactgggagacgagaCAGGATCAGAGGCAAAAATGAATTGAGAAAAGTACAGcaaaatccttgatgaaaacctgctaaggacctcagactgaggcaaaggttcaccttccaacaggacaacgaccctaagcacacagccaagacaatgcaggagtggcttcaggacaagtctctgaatgtccttgagtggcccagccagagcccggacttgaacctgatcaaataTCTCTAGAGTGGCCTGAAAAAAAGttgtgcagcaacgttccccatccaacctaacagagcttaagaggatctgcagagaagattgggagaaactccccaaatacaggtgtgccaagcttgtagcgtcatacccaagaagactcaagcctgtaattgctgccaaaggtgcttcaacaaagtacagagtaaatggtctgaatacttaggtaaatgtgatatttcagtttttttggtTTAATAACttggcaaaaatgtctaaaaacctttttttcctTTGCGATTATtgggatattgtttgtagattgatgaggggggaaaaaacaattgtatccattttagaacaagactgtaacgtaaaaaaatgtggaaaagtgaagggatctgaattctttccgaagggACTGAATGTGTGAGGATATACTATGTGGTTTAAAATATGGAGTGATTACCAATAATAGTTTTTGCAACTTAACTAAATCTTTTCAACCAGTCAAGTATCTTTATTTTGCATGTAATTATTTTGCATGTAAGCCCCAAAACTCCCAGATTTTCACAAACTCGAATACTTTCTATGTTTTTTTACCTCTACCTTTTTGGTGAAGCTGGCAGAGGAAGAGCCAACCATGGCCCGTGcatgtgcatgccgccacctactgagCGGGATCGAACAATATGCACAAAACATTTAGTGAATCTTCCTGTGAAGACTGACTGAACAGAGCTGATGAAGCTGGACTTGCCGACTCCGACAGGCCCCAGCAGCAGAACCCGAGCCTCAGACAAAGCCTCAGAACCAGGCTTATAGGAACTGATAGACTCCATCAGGGTCTCCCTGCGACTGGATACACATGGgtcattttcaattcattttgattACACCAGACATAGTCTCGCGTAGCCATACCTCCACATCACGTTGTTATTACTAACAACAATAATGAGAAAGGTGTCCCCCAACCAAAAACTGGTGCAGAAATCTCAGTTAGGCCTACCTTAACAGGTTGCCTGAAGCCGCCGAAAGACATGCTGTCaatgtaataacatgttcaaTAATTTATCATAACTTTCAAGTATTTAGAGCCAATGACTGTCATCATAAAATCAGATAGTGTTCAAAGAAGAACATAATTTACTTAGTTACTTACTTACTTAAAGGAGCCTATATAATGCAAAACGGTAGAGAGCAGATAGCTTGGAGATTTTATCTCTGACCGAGCTGAATTCAGTTGAACCTGCAAGCGTTGCGTATCTGTTTCTCAGTAGAAGTGTCTGTTGTGAGGAAACAAAATATATGaaattcttcttcttctctggcaTGCACAAATGTAATGTGTATGCCGCCACCTACTGAGTGGGATGGAAACAATATGACCAAAACAGTTTCGATATGAGGAAGAAGACAAAAAATCATACAAaccacaaataaaataaaactaaatCAGGGCAATCTGTTGATGCGTTGTCAAGGAGGGTGGTCACTTGTGTTGTGAAGTAGAGGATCACAAGTTTGAGCCCAGTATGGCTACAGGGACAGTGTTTCATAccagtagagctgtgttcagCATAAGCATAGCCTACTCAACA
This region includes:
- the LOC115151660 gene encoding interferon-induced protein 44-like isoform X2, translating into MVGSSSASFTKKLQLFNIRGRSPEQPIVMVLCDVMGLGDGETTGLTLHDTLAIIKGHAPEGHKFSPEQPVRSETSVTWVCIKWHC
- the LOC115151660 gene encoding interferon-induced protein 44-like isoform X3 — its product is MSFGGFRQPVKLQLFNIRGRSPEQPIVMVLCDVMGLGDGETTGLTLHDTLAIIKGHAPEGHKFSPEQPVRSETSVTWVCIKWHC
- the LOC115151660 gene encoding interferon-induced protein 44-like isoform X1, with translation MVGSSSASFTKKVELQLFNIRGRSPEQPIVMVLCDVMGLGDGETTGLTLHDTLAIIKGHAPEGHKFSPEQPVRSETSVTWVCIKWHC